AGTTACCTAAATAAAATtccgtttataaaaaaataaataagcacaTCACCATTCTCGTATGTAGAATGCTTTAAAGAAATTCAACTTAAAACTAAGTtgtcaaaaacttttaacttaGTAACAATCCACAATTTGATTGCAGTATtgctagttaaaaaataaactgttatGGCTTCCGTTTTGTACTAAATAAACTGGCTGgtataaaatactataatttaaatattaagtaccAATActcaaacaaacataaaaaaattagagaaCCAGCTTCATTCACAGTAATAACAATCTTTATAAAACGCTACACATTTTGATAAGATTTAAGAGAACaaactaattatatttattaatttataaaatgcacttttattattatataaaataactcgCTTATATATTACGGTTTCGATATACAAAATATGTGTAAGAAATTGCTTATAGTTgatatattattgaattataacTATGAATGTGAACTGTAGCGTTGCTCGATAAAAAACATTCGTAaagatgaatattttattataaataatgaactaACAGTCGTATCGACGGCAATTGTCTAGCTCTCTagatatgataaaaattattcaatcgAATTTATATTAAGGGCGATATGCACAATGATCGGTGGAATACGGACCGACGAATTCGGTATCGCCAATtcttataataaacaataaatgtttCGCGGATCGGAGCGAAGGaacgaaattatttatttatattaatttttacatcaaaatataaatttcgagGTCGTTTAACTACCGAAATAGAGCAAACTGTCGAAAGTTTGCGCTTTCGGCACAGATATGTCCAGACACTCCGACCGACGAAATATTTAGTAGACTTAAGCCCGGTTTCAATATTCAGAAAACAATTcgatttacaatattatacgaATGTTTAAACTTCGTGTTGGTAATATAACGGTCCGTTAGAGAAACTGTAGTAGCTTCACTTTTTAACTACATATAATTACGATTATTACAATATATGCCtattcgaataaaataattaatgattttaattttgaacgaGTTTTCCGAATGCAGGGACCGGGCTGTCGAGTTTGAAGGTCGGTGACGCAGTTAGTTAGGAGTCGGCGGGCGGCACGGGCACGGCGAGCGGCGCGCGCTGGCGGTCAAACATCTCCAGGATCAGCTTGGGGTCGGTGCCGGCCGGGACCGTCACGGTGCCCGTCTGCGGGCAGCGCTCTCATGAGTACCAGCGGACGCTCTTCTCCGCGCCGCGTGACGACCGCCCGTGTTTCGGttctactgttttttttttttattattattggctCGTGTATAGCCTTTTTAGGATGATTTCGAGTGGCTAGACTAGTGttgccatttttttttcgtatgagTCTAATACTCGGAAATATTTGCTTAACTCTACTGAcgtaaatcataataattaaaaaagttagatGAATCgaatttattaatactaatataaagATTACTGTAGCACAAATCATCAATAAATCTAGCACAATACATTTTGTTTGATATcgaaaaaattatgtttttaaatacctagttttttcttacaaatatacatacaaaactttttttataagtttaataaaataaaaaaaagaaactcaGGACGAGACAGAATTTATACATCGTATACTGACAACACTAGTCCAgcgttactattatttttcgaCACGGACACGAGCGGACGCCACAACATTGCGAAGATTCTTACGTAACaagtttttagttattttagttCAGAAAATTGGAAATTTGAGTTGTTAGTgtgtaaatcattaaaatatacaaagctTAAGGATTCAAATAATAAGGTAGCATGCCTCAAGGGATAGATAAAAAGATATTAAAGCAAAGTGTGAGATACCTCGATGCGAGTGATGACTCCCTCCTCGCGACTGTGCTCTAGGActacaaacaaaaacattaagCGGCCGTCAAACATACAAACGTACGGACATTCAACGAAAACATAAATACGGTGGTTAGAAGCGATTTATATAATGCATGTTTTCTAGAAACATACAGAATTTATACAAGCGCGAGGCATTAAATTAAACAGTATATACTGtatgatagattttttttaaatagtttagaaATGGCATATAGCATACGTAGTTTAAATAAATGCCTATCATTTGTATTCACCCAGTATATATTactcgataatattgaaaatgtaaatataattttatacacaaaatcttaacaaatttaaatatgaaaaaatttgtTCAAGATAACGTTGACAATATTTTACCAATTTCgggttttatttgaaaaataataatggaagCATAAGTGAGATTTCGCTCAAAGCAATAATAAGTTTAAGTATAGTCGGTGAATCTCACTCACACCTAAATATAATACTTGAATAAAACAAGCTGTAGGTACTTGCTGAGAATTGCGTTCATGCGTGgattatttcatttcaaaatggGATTGACATCTAATGGTAAACAAACTCAAATTGTtctaataaactaataatatgGACTTCGATTAAATTTCGAAATACCctcaatttttacttttatttgattCAATAGTCTTATGACTCGAGTTTTtactagtttttaaccgacttcaaggaAAATTAAGTggtttccaatatattttttattttctcgaGCAAATATTGTTTGGTCTAATGTGAATAGCAACTggaaattcatttaattttttacccaAGTTTGAAAATTCGAAGTCAGTTATAactcgcgtcatgtaaaaaaaaacgctgaaagaaactggacgGGGTGTGTTGGCGCACTCGCGCAcgaaagtactactgttttattttttaattaggctttcattctcggcttcgtataatggttactGGTaggaacattaaaaaatactagaaatacctgtgcgaataattcgcactaaataagtataataattatcattttacaaaattacattaaaaacatgtttggTTCAGTGTATGTTAATCTTATTACATatacgttataaataatttttctcacttctctatgtaaaactatttcgtaatttaacttttgtgcgcgatagtattttgagtcgacatcgaactgtccaaccaatagcacaccggcaagcatgcggcGCGTGATACACACACCCCGCCTCCTACCTCATACCACCAAAGAGACCGATAAATCGCCTTTGCGCAGCTTGAAGGCCAGCGTTCtatttacatgacgcgaactatacttgaactaaaaatatatgttagatAGTTATTTATACGAATACAACTTACTGTTCTCATTGGTGGAGTTCGTTGTTGTGGTTGTAGTTGTTGTGACGCCTCCATCAGTGTTGTTGTCATTCACCATCGTTCTTGTTGTTGTCTTTACGACCATGGATGTCGTGTTCACTTGCGAATtctgattaatttaattattatttatttatttatttgtgaattcAAATATTATGTAACATCTGGAATTTAATCAAGTGCCCGAACTTGTACTagtaaaatcaaattataaaaaaaagttacacacGCCTCAAGTacaaaagtttaataatattgatttatagcGTGGGTTATGGGATAGGTAAAGATATGTTACACTAATTGCTTactttaagttaaaaataaacaaaatgttagTTAATTAAGAATCAAACTTCAATGACTTCACTAAAATACACAGTTCGATGATATCTAATTGAATGTATCATTTATCTGTGTATGCCAATgttgcaattaaaatttttactaatagaccaaatttatatttttgtgtcataTGGTCTACTCTCTCTCTCTTAGTTTTCTAGTCCCAGTACCTGCAGGTTGATATTCAGCTCGGGTGCCTCTGCAGCGTGGTCCCGTACAGAGTCCACCGTGATGTCACCGGAAGCGGCTGTCACATCGTGTGCTTCTACCGGGGTTTCTTCCTGctgaaatgtatttaaaatttagaatataGAATTATTATGCTAATATTTCCAGTAGCAAATTATCTATCACATTTAGGTCTGACAGAAATCCCTATAAAGggaaaaaattatgatttttaaaatgtaatgtatgataatgtaaatgaaataaatatgatgaTAAATATTACGTTCTAATTTGGAAAATAATCGTACtagtaatatagtaaattttttaatttaaatttacattaatttgtttttgttaaatttttataattcataatCAAAACCGAATAACAGTATTCAATACGATTGATATGCTTTTGCATTCATTTAATCTTAAATATGTTTTGTGAcacacaaatattaatataaataaacaacattatttttaaattaccctGATATTTTGTTATCAATGACTAGAGAAATAGTCTGtaactattaattataagtCTTAAggtttttctaaatatttaccTTGTGTTCTCCATTAGTTAACGGCACTTCTTCTTGTGGACCGCGTAAAGCTGCAGCCCACGGCGATAGTAACACGTGGCATTGCGCTATCGTCACCTTTGAAATAAAAAGCACTAtacataaatatagttttaattgatataaatgtatattaaactGTTTACCTACACGAGTTGTGCACTTAGATTAAGTATAAATATGTTCTGTTTTGTAgggaatgttttattttagtaactGATGGTGAaccgataaataaataaatgtgttatatatgcgcattttaaatgtaatataaaacaattttcttttaaagagTTTTAGTTCATAAGGACTACGATACTCCATAGGAACATCACATATGCTACATACAAGAAAATTAATGAAGTCGTCCTCGCTTACCAATGTTTACAATCTTGTTCAATAGTTTAGCCGGTTCTGAGAGAGGATAAGCCAAAATTGAATTAACCTCCAAGTTCTTTAAAATCTTGGGTTTTGTGCaaacacttttaattttacACGATGGAAAGTTTTGTTATTACCTTTGTAGCAGATAGTGTGATCCTCTGTAGTTCTGAGGATGAGTGAAGATAGAGAGCTTCGCCTCGTTTCGAGAAGCACAGACTGGAAATACCACTGGAAAGTAAAGTATTTATTTGGTGACATAAATATGGctattactttataaaatatagcttCAAAGGTTCTGATCTAATGACTCAACTTGTCTAACTGTATAAAATGTAAACCACTTTTAACTAtggaaataaactaaaatatatatttcataaacagCTTCTTTACCTAATGATATGAGGGTCTAAACTTTACTCTATGCTTAGTATTTTGTATCTCATTGCAAATGAAATAAAGGTCTTTAATTTTGCTCTATactatacatttaaattaagtaaaagcactattataattatagttcaAGAATATTAGGGTTTTTCAGACTGAAGCCTTAGATACCGGCAGAACCTGACagcaagtattatttttatatttttaattttttttttttttttttgaatgtgaTGAATATTACAATATACTGAAATAACACTACTGTTGCCACATAGCAAAACGTCCTATAGCTTCAGACAGTCCAGTCACTTGTCAGTAGTGCAGCCAGACTCACTTGATGTCCTCCTTGCGCACGGCGGCCGCGTTGAGCTGGCGGCGCAGGTCGGGCGACAGCACGAGGCAGTCGCCCAGGTTGGTGAGGCACAGCAGGCACCATTCCTTGTGCTTCTCGCCTGCGCTGCCCGTGCACTCGAACCACGCGAACGCGGTGCGCCGGACCTGCGTACAGATAACATTTCATTTTCGAacactttgtttttttttgtgaggtATTTTGTGTGAGgagaatttatataatatggtcGGTTGTATTGAGATcaatacttgtaataaaattattatatacaaaattgtaTCTTCcagtaaaatttttactatacTTTTTGAGATGTCTTAAGTAATTATAAGAGGCATCGTTACTTCTATCTCTAGCCGCTAGATGTACATAGTTTTATTTCCCATATTGTGACAGCAACTAATTTACCACCTAGAcagctttaattaaaaattggcCTACAAGCCACCATGATTTCTTTCTGTCATGGTTCGGCCCGTAATGATTAGGCACGAGGAAGGCCGCGCCGCCCCGGCCCCGCCGGCCCATAGACACGTACCCGCGCGCCCTCGTGCGCCGTGAGCTTGTACTTGTGGTGCGGCTTGAGCGCGGGCAGCGTGAACACCTTGAACTGCTCCTCCGACGTGATGACCACGCGGTGCGCGCCGCTCTCCGGCAGCGGCGACACTCCGCGCTCCACCTGAACACAAGTCATTAGATCGTTGCCCACGCTACTAATTCACCGATTACGGCTTATTCGGTCACTTCCAAGATGTCTACGAGTAGCATATATTACAAAAggaaaacaataattacaatgTGCATGTACTCGCACTTTGTTCGTTaattacatacacatacaaatatctttaacatatacCTTGGTGTACAATCCTATGGTCATTTGTCCATAAGCTAAGCAACGACTGGGCGGAAATCAAACCCTCAAGCTACGAATCAGAGAGCAAGATGTCCTCCTTGTGCACACCGCCAATAGGATGTTAAaacatgtgtatgtatgtgcaTAACTTTTGAACGTTTTCTTTAATGTTCGCTTTTGCACGCCAACATTTGtagaaaagaatttaaaaataatccgatattttatgacaaaataaacGGGGCTGTAGGAAAAACTTCACCGGCTCAGCTtccattatataaatattactcaaGTCAATCTTCATCCAAATACCTCTAATGGATCAGGCAGCGGTACTGCAGCTCCATCTAACACTGTGATGCCAATGACGGGTGCTCTGTGTTTTAACTGAATTTCCTTTGCAAGTTGACATGTGacctgtaaaaaatatatacaaatatgattattattacaatcgtgtggaataaaacaaaaaaaaaattgtttgtattttgaGATACATATTTGCAGGTAACCGAAACTGTAAACCgaaaataaagtatttcatTAACTATTTTTGATACTCACAGGCTCCTCTTTTCGTTTATTCGTGTTGGGAACGTGTATCGTAAACGCATACACTGTACCGTTGTTCGTTCCCGCCCATAGAGTTGGCGTCGAATTTTGTGctggaaattaaaattattacttaatatgTAACCAAAATATTATGAAACGTTTGAATTGAACTGAATACAGGAGAAGGATAAAACTTTAATCTGGACGTGACGTTATTGCGGAATGGCGAATTGCGATAATGTTTAAGCGTAAtcatttatttgattaataaattatttattggttAAGACATTTACATTGATTTACAAAATTCAATGTGCTACTTTACGAGCAAACAATGAGCacttttaacacaaaataacagacatgtgataaaataaattactccTCTCGCTTCTAATCTTGTACTGTTGCCACAatgaaaaactaaattaaaaaaaaacagcatcttcagtttaacattaaaaaaaaccttataaaatttatgttgatcatttaagaaaacaaaacatACCTTGCTTGACATGGAGACGACGACGACGACTATTTTCTAAACGTATAACATGTAATTCTACTGCAGTTCACtgcatttcaaaattttcaaactttAGTGACAAATAAACAAAGAGTCCACAGATAGTTTTATTGTGCTCAAACCTAACAAGCAATAAACAACTCTTATCGCAGTTAACGACTactgtaaaaaaagttaaagaacagagagagagagagagagagataatacaacaacaataacaaaacaagatgcgatctccactccaggacacgtcttggcaaacgcagtgtgggatgtcCTCCGGGCCGCTGGACCGagcgacgatctacgtaagattgtcgacaggctggatgaggattgaggAAAAATGGGATGTCTGGCACaaatttggggaggcctatgtccagcatggAACTGCAATCAGCTGCATTGATGAGCTGATgaacaaaacaatacaataaagatgaaaaatatattaagaaggGAAGAGAGATACTGACCGCTGACGAGGAAGGTGCGTGCGAAGTAAAGGCAGCGCACCATGGAGCCGAACGCGTCGTCCGTGGAGCGCGCCTCCACCGCGCGCTCCACCGGCTTCACGTCCGCGTCCGCGTCGCTCGGCTTGTCCGCCGCCCGCTTGGCGCCCGTCTACAACCGCGGCACGGAGTCAGCTTGTACGTACATTCATTAGTAACGAACACACAAATCATTATTCACTGTGTACGATtgaacgatttatttttatacatttttgaacTTTCACAGTTTTAGACGTTTCTGATTCTACAGGACTTAAGCGCGGTTATTTTGTAACTCTCTGCGATTTTGTCTAAATATCGgaagttttagaaaataaagatGTATTCCGTGTTTTGAGCGTTTGTCCTtggatgttgtttttttttcgaactACCGACACAGGATTAATTCCTAGTGGTGGCCAAAACaagaaaatagttttgtttataaatgttcgcatttttaatataagctCAATATtcgtcttaaaaaaaattatacttttatgtCATTGTTAAATCTATAAGCTTGCGAATACGTTctttaaatacacatatatatacgatATGTATCTACTTAAAATATCGAATAAcagaaaatccaaaaaaaatatgtttggcCTATTTTTGTCTCCCGAAACGACTTGATCAATTCTGACACAATTTTTAGTGTGTACTTACTATACACAgttgataaatataattgaagttaaaaaAGGATTGaagtagcaaaaaaaaaatatataatttcacgGTAATACAGTAAATGATAGcatttagtaatttatatagTCATTTATTACCTGTGTTGGTGACGTAGGACTGGCAGACGTTGTTGTTTGACGTCTCTGCGATCGACCCTTTCGTAAACGTCTAAACGATTCTCTTAGGGATTTCTTAAAAGATTTCCGTCTTGAAATTGGCGTATCACCAGCGCCGGAATGATCTGAgggtgaaaattttattttatttacaaaacataataaaataaaatctatcatATCTGTTGTGAAACAAATTTCCTTACGGAAGCTGAGTTAACGTATGATTAGGTAAAATGTACATGAACAGCAAATCAAAGTGTTTGGCGACACCTGAGCGATGCGCAAAGCGGTCCGCACTCTGTCGTCGACCACTCAAAACACGTGTCGATCACTACAACTGgtagaagatccgaacctaagtcgatcttcaccgagctgataatagaatgaaacatacttcataataaatttagtatattatatattacaaatggGTTGCCAAAAAAATCTTGGACTGACTTTATAGTAGGTATCATCTCTTGCAACTCCTCGGgtgaagacgcaagtaatacttgatcatcagcatagagaagacatttgaactcattcattctcatgCCACTTTCACTCTCTTtgaaatctgtcaaacaatttttcatgaacagattaaacagccaaGGTGatgctacacatccctgtctatcacctttttcgatattaaaccattcagtgtatgccccgttgaTCCTTACACAAGTACTAGAATActtataaagagattgcaaCGCTCGTATGAGGATACTGCTCACACTGTTCACGGACAATGCCGACCATAActcattcctcaccactctatcataggccatTTCTACTAACTTCTTTTTGACTAGCCcggtggcgcagtttgtagtgaccctgctttctgctccgagggttgtgggtttgattcccaccccgagtttgggtgtaatataaatatttatttatttatatatttatatatgtattatttataagtatgtttattgaaaaaaaaaaaaaaatgtaactataccagttggctgttacttataacaaaagcattaagttgcttactttaggaacagacgaccgtgtttgtattgtgtagttatatatttatttatcttttctaggtccacgaacgcgcaattgACTTTCTTGTTTTTAGTCAAACACTTTTCGGTtatgcaccgcaaagaaaagacctgatctGTACATCCTATTTCTTTTCTAAGTCCCGCTTGTGCATTCCATACTTTTTCGTCTGTTTCACTCACAACCCTtttgtaaacaatttattaccaaaattataaagtatgtttcattctattatcagctcggtgacGACCGTCTTAGGTTCGGATCTCCGGGCAACCGTTAGAAGCGCGCACGATACGCGCAGCACGCACCGTGCGGGTTGAGCGTGCACTTGTGCGTGAGCGGCGCCACGCGCAGCGCGTCGAGCAGCGCCAGGCCGTGCGCCGTGCCCGCGCACACCACGCCCCACTCCCACTGCGCGCTCAGCGCCGTCACCGCGGCCGGCGGGCTCAGCTGCCCCACCGCGCTGGCCTGCCGACAGACACATACACGACTATTGTTTATGGattgcatattttttaaaatattttattcgaaatacatgatttaaaaaaataacgagtgtactttagattgcaaaattaaagtaaaacttctttagctctatctaacttatatttatctctctctctctacttccgttcgcctcacccaatcacatttttcgtaactctctcgtcacgctttcaccaacttactccccacGTCAAGCGtgggtaaagaagttttacttaaaaaaaatatgtcacatattattttataagtacacTCACATAAATCAAGAAATCTTTGAAATggtcatattaattttttcaaatatttttatatatgtgtttttaaattgtacgtacttactatttatataggaaacaattttgataattgtgactataaaaataaaaatccataAGAATCAatgctaaaattaaatatatgcagTTTAGCACACTGACATAAAACAGGGATCACCTTACCTGATAGCCAGCCGGGAATGTGAGTGGACCGGAGCGTAATGTCAGCTGGTCGTGTCCCTTCCACACAAATCCATCCCTATCTGATACGATATTAACCGGGATTGActgaaaataaaaggaaaaccattaaaatattcAGTATTTAAGATTTCTAATTACTTTGATACATTTAAATCGTGTTAAAAGTTAGTACCTTAACTTCTGCCGTGCTAGGTGTTGTCTTTAAGCTAGCGATAACAATGTGTCCAGCCGCACCACCAATTGTCAGCATACCCGACAGAGGACATAGTAAAAcctgtaaattaaattattattaagaacagaataacaaatgaaatatataacaattcaAGAAATTTCCAAAAACTCAAAGAGACAGTGGATGTCTTGTGAGCCTCCCCACTGTCCCCTCAAAGATCATATTAAGCTGTCAGTTCCGGTTAAGTAcagttacaggctgaatcatatcGTCCTATAAAAGCAATGGAATGCTCACTCGTTTAACAGCAAGTCGTGGGTCATCACTGTATGGGTCAAAGTTTCCAACTCTTCGGAAAGGCGGCCATTCTTCTTCGTCGTTTTGACTATCGTTATTCTCGCCAATCTCCTCACCGCTGCAGGTTGAATTATTAGTAACATCATTTTGGTTAGATAATTCACACGTTTTGATCTATTATGTTTTCTACTACCCTACTTTTATACAATTCAACTAAATAACTGATTTAAAGTTTGCTAGGCACACTACAAACGCGAAGGCATAATAATTAACTGaatgcataataaaaaatttaggaaaTTTTCGTTGAAATCAATTGTAA
This genomic stretch from Melitaea cinxia chromosome 10, ilMelCinx1.1, whole genome shotgun sequence harbors:
- the LOC123657075 gene encoding lethal(2) giant larvae protein homolog 1 is translated as MAGRMLKFIRGKGQQPSAERQKLQNELFAFRKTVQHGFPHRASALAWDPLLRLAALGTASGALKVYGRPGVELYGQHTNPDSAVTQIHFIPGTGRLISLCDDNSLHLWEINEKSLVELKSHAFEGKNKKISSICVESSGKNLLLGTEGGNLYSIDCNAFTLSEDVIYQDVVMQNCPEDFKVNPGAVESVCEHPKTPSRILIGYNRGLVVLWDRVAAAPTHTFVSNQQLESLCWNDVGGEHFTSSHNDGSYVTWEVAAAASDRPLKEPVTPYGPYPCKAISKILTRTSVDGDEIIIYAGGMPRSSYSDKYTVTVQQGEKHVAFDFTSRVIDFFTTTPVPPDGVPLQETRPDTPAQIQVQTVNQVAACLVVLAEEELVVLDLCDARWRPLRLPYLVSVHASAVTTAQLVDNVADGVYENIVAAGQQQIENVYSEGQWPISGGIVETPELTDRQVLLTGHEDGSVHFWDVTGVVMTPLYKYTTAPLFSGEEIGENNDSQNDEEEWPPFRRVGNFDPYSDDPRLAVKRVLLCPLSGMLTIGGAAGHIVIASLKTTPSTAEVKSIPVNIVSDRDGFVWKGHDQLTLRSGPLTFPAGYQASAVGQLSPPAAVTALSAQWEWGVVCAGTAHGLALLDALRVAPLTHKCTLNPHDHSGAGDTPISRRKSFKKSLRESFRRLRKGRSQRRQTTTSASPTSPTQTGAKRAADKPSDADADVKPVERAVEARSTDDAFGSMVRCLYFARTFLVSAQNSTPTLWAGTNNGTVYAFTIHVPNTNKRKEEPVTCQLAKEIQLKHRAPVIGITVLDGAAVPLPDPLEVERGVSPLPESGAHRVVITSEEQFKVFTLPALKPHHKYKLTAHEGARVRRTAFAWFECTGSAGEKHKEWCLLCLTNLGDCLVLSPDLRRQLNAAAVRKEDINGISSLCFSKRGEALYLHSSSELQRITLSATKVTIAQCHVLLSPWAAALRGPQEEVPLTNGEHKEETPVEAHDVTAASGDITVDSVRDHAAEAPELNINLQNSQVNTTSMVVKTTTRTMVNDNNTDGGVTTTTTTTTNSTNENILEHSREEGVITRIETGTVTVPAGTDPKLILEMFDRQRAPLAVPVPPADS